The genomic region GTAATGACAAAGCGTATCCTCTTAGTGGGCAGCGAGACATGGTGCACTTAGTTGATAAAGTAATGGGAAATAAGACGGTAGTGCATATGTTAGAGAGTAGCCATTCCCCTTTCTTTTCTCAGCCCAAAGCACTTGCAAAGATTCTTGATGAAATAGCTCAATCGTAGCGCCTGGGTCTTATACCACGGCATAAAAACGCCGGTTGCGGATAATATGACAACCGGCGTTTTGAATTGCTTATTGGTAATGCTAGAGCATGGCTATCCGCATTTTGTGAAGCCACATCCGTAGCATTTGTTACAGCCTTCCTCGAAAACTAGCTCACTACCGCATTCTGGGCAAAGCTGCTTTGTCAGTCCATTTGTAGCGTGGACTGAAACAGAGGACTTGAGGTAGCGATTTTCTAAAATCCAAGCAATTGCGTCTGGAATTGAAAGAAGCAGCCCTTTTTTCTGGAACACTGGGTGTTCTCCGCCAATGCCCTTTAGCTGGCGAACAATATCAATAGGCTCGATCCCTGCTCGCAGTGCTAAGGATACCAGTCGCCCTATCGCTTCGGCTTTTGCTGTAATTGAGCGTCCAGACTTTCCTATTGTTGTAAATAGTTCAAAAGGCTTCCCGTCTATTTCGTTGATGGTCACGTAGAGCACGCCCATGCCGGTTTCAACTTTTTGAGTGAACCCATATACAATTTCAGGTCGCTCAACTTTTTTCAACCGTGCAGGGGCGGTTTCCTCTTCTGGTTTCGAACCTTCTGTGCACAGAACCTGAGACTGTAAGCTTCCATCTCGGTACACTGTTACCCCTTTGCAGCCTTGCTCATATGCCATCCAGTAAATAGAGCGGATGTCATCTACAGTAGCCTCTTTGGGGACGTTCACTGTTTTTGAGACAGCATTGTCTGTATATTTTTGGAAAGCTGCCTGCATTTTTAAATGGTACTCTGCCTCTATATCCATGGCGGTGACAAATACTTTGCGTAAGTCTTCCGGAAGATGCTCAATATCGGCAATGCTTCCTTTTTCTGTAATGACGTCCATAAGATTTTCGGAATAACAGCCCCGCTCTTTTAAGGTAGATTTAAAGTACGGGTTGGTTTCAACCAGTTTATCTCCATCCATGACGTGGCGGGCAAATGATAGCGCAAAAAGCGGCTCAACACCGGAAGAGCACCCTGCAAGAATAGAAAGTGTTCCTGTTGGCGCAATGGTTGTAATGGTTGCGTTACGGTAAGGACCTAAATCACGCTCACCGAAAATAGAATCTGCATAGGCTGGAAATGCTCCGCGTTCTTTAGCAAGCTGTTTAGATGCGGCGCGACCCTCTGCTTGAATAAATTCCATGACTTTTTCGGCAAGATTGAGTGCTTCTTGGCTATTGTATGGAATTTGGAGCTGAAAGAGCATATCTGCCCAGCCCATAACACCAAGACCAATTTTGCGGTTGGTATGAACCATCTCTGTTATGCGATCTAACGGGTAGCGTGAGGCGTCGATAACGTTATCAAGGAAGCGAACTGCAAGATGTATGGTTTTGCGGAGCCTGTCCCAGTCAACCGAAAGCTCCTCTTTTTCATCCTGTGTCAGCATTATGCCCAGATTAATCGAGCCAAGATTGCATGCTTCATATGGCAGAAGAGGTTGCTC from Halodesulfovibrio sp. harbors:
- a CDS encoding vitamin B12-dependent ribonucleotide reductase is translated as MVEQQLPADIESLEVNENAETVLARRYYRKDLHGNPTEDATKLFWRVASAIAAEESKYEKTTASPETLAKEFYSMMATMEFLPNSPTLMNAGTPLGQLAACFVLPVGDSIEEIFDAVKHAAMIHKSGGGTGFSFSRLRPKDSRVGSTGGVASGPVSFLRIFNTATEQIKQGGTRRGANMGILRIDHPDIMDFIRAKEREGEFNNFNFSVALTEDFMKAVESGDDYDLINPHNREVVRTMNARDVFEILVQKAWEKGDPGIVFLDRINRDNPTPALGEIESTNPCGEQPLLPYEACNLGSINLGIMLTQDEKEELSVDWDRLRKTIHLAVRFLDNVIDASRYPLDRITEMVHTNRKIGLGVMGWADMLFQLQIPYNSQEALNLAEKVMEFIQAEGRAASKQLAKERGAFPAYADSIFGERDLGPYRNATITTIAPTGTLSILAGCSSGVEPLFALSFARHVMDGDKLVETNPYFKSTLKERGCYSENLMDVITEKGSIADIEHLPEDLRKVFVTAMDIEAEYHLKMQAAFQKYTDNAVSKTVNVPKEATVDDIRSIYWMAYEQGCKGVTVYRDGSLQSQVLCTEGSKPEEETAPARLKKVERPEIVYGFTQKVETGMGVLYVTINEIDGKPFELFTTIGKSGRSITAKAEAIGRLVSLALRAGIEPIDIVRQLKGIGGEHPVFQKKGLLLSIPDAIAWILENRYLKSSVSVHATNGLTKQLCPECGSELVFEEGCNKCYGCGFTKCG